A DNA window from Drosophila pseudoobscura strain MV-25-SWS-2005 chromosome 2, UCI_Dpse_MV25, whole genome shotgun sequence contains the following coding sequences:
- the neo gene encoding uncharacterized protein neo codes for MAKTPQRINLMRQIFLALMLYSVATAKEHLRMRRLAVESVTAAVPSVNKENVLEQIANPTEIPASKAKTTEVNTSSHQFASQTEPVLILTGTDPAHTAETRNSALDLSAASDLDSKEVVSSSSGSEEGGIYYDNAPIDCNPDLVGFEIVTGYVFSAPEKLMDSLPGTLMLTDCLDTCRKNKTCQSVNYETGLCVLFSAHADQLPGALTKSQFPVFTIYAQKSCLSVKPCARAWYVDRVQNYKLKTEVKRSVSLTSRRECFELCLSETEFTCRSANYDRVSGTCELSEFDRLTLAGSNAFQTQEGSDYLENHCIDEPNKLCEFKRLPGRILKTVDSVYQEVSSIDECRELCLNSPYRCHSYDYNDTGDMVCRLSHHSRATLADVQEPFLEVPEASTYELTSCYNVTIECGGGDMLARIRTSKLFNGKVYAKGSPKSCAIDVQSALDFEFRMNYHDLECNVRQSSSGRYINDIIIQHHDMIVTSSDLGLALACQYDLTNKSVSNGVDLDVRGDIMPALSEEVIVDSPNVIMRITSRDGSDMMRSAEVGDPLALKFEIVDEQSPYEIFIRELVAMDGVDNSEITLIDSNGCPTDHFIMGPIYKESLTGKVLLSNFDAFKFPSSEVVQFRALVTPCMPSCEPVQCDQEDTSGEFRSLVSYGRKRRSLNITDNMSRTRRDIDMSMKSIPSDMLLVQSIQITDKFGFKPNKQESGDYYDGNETTFTASEEGHGFCVNAIGLITAATIFLLTQLAIIAIWTYCYQRRQKLQPYQHSY; via the exons ATGGCTAAGACGCCGCAACGCATAAATTTAATGCGTCAAATATTTCTAGCGCTAATGTTATATAGCGTTGCTACAGCGAAAGAACATTTACGAATGCGCCGATTAGCCGTAGAGTCCGTTACAGCAGCAGTACCCTCTGTTAACAAAGAAAATGTTCTTGAACAGATTGCCAATCCTACAGAAATACCAGCATCAAAGGCAAAGACTACTGAAGTAAATACTAGTAGTCATCAATTTGCTTCACAAACTGAGCCAGTTTTAATCTTAACTGGTACAGATCCAGCACATACGGCTGAAACACGCAACTCAGCTCTTGACTTGTCGGCCGCTTCAGATTTAGACTCAAAGGAAGTCGTATCCAGCTCATCTGGTTCTGAAGAGGGTGGAATTTATTATGATAATGCACCGATAGATTGTAATCCTGATCTTGTAGGCTTTGAAATTGTTACAGG ATATGTGTTCTCAGCTCCTGAAAAACTTATGGATTCTCTGCCAGGCACGCTAATGCTTACTGATTGCCTGGACACGTGTAGGAAAAATAAAACTTGTCAGTCAGTTAATTACGAAACAGGACTTTGCGTGCTCTTTTCCGCCCACGCTGATCAGTTGCCAG GTGCTCTTACAAAATCACAATTTCCCGTGTTTACAATTTATGCGCAAAAATCATGCCTTTCCGTGAAACCTTGTGCTCGAGCTTGGTATGTCGATCGTGTTCAAAACTATAAGCTAAAAACGGAAGTTAAGCGTTCCGTGTCGCTGACGTCAAGGCGCGAGTGCTTTGAACTTTGTCTGAGCGAAACAGAATTCACATGCAG ATCAGCTAACTATGATCGAGTCTCTGGAACATGTGAACTGAGTGAGTTTGATCGATTAACTTTGGCTGGCTCGAACGCTTTTCAGACACAAGAAGGAAGTGACTATCTGGAAAATCACTGCATCGACGAACCAAATAAGTTGTGCGAATTTAAGCGTCTACCCGGACGTATACTAAAAACAGTCGATTCTGTATATCAGGAAGTAAGCAGTATTGATGAGTGTCGAGAGCTTTGCCTCAATTCCCCTTATAG ATGTCACTCGTATGACTACAACGACACTGGGGACATGGTATGCCGCTTATCTCACCATAGTCGTGCCACTCTCGCTGATGTCCAAGAACCTTTCCTGGAGGTTCCTGAAGCCTCAACCTACGAGTTGACATCTTGCTATAACGTGACTATAGAGTGCGGTGGCGGAGATATGCTGGCTCGTATACGCACCTCGAAACTGTTTAATGGAAAAGTGTACGCCAAAGGTTCCCCTAAATCCTGCGCAATTGATGTTCAGAGCGCATTAGATTTCGAATTTCGTATGAATTACCATGACTTAGAATGTAACGTCCGCCAGAGCAGTTCGGGACGTTACATCAATGATATAATTATACAGCACCATGACATGATAGTAACGTCGTCAGACTTGGGTTTAGCATTGGCCTGTCAGTATGATCTAACAAATAAGTCTGTTAGCAATGGCGTTGACCTAGATGTGCGCGGCGATATTATGCCAGCACTTTCTGAGGAAGTCATTGTCGACTCACCAAATGTGATAATGCGTATAACCTCCCGAGATGGCTCAGATATGATGCGCTCTGCTGAAGTAGGAGATCCACTGGCGTTAAAGTTTGAAATTGTTGACGAGCAAAGTCCATATGAGATCTTTATTCGTGAGTTGGTAGCTATGGACGGCGTAGATAACTCGGAAATTACCTTGATCGACTCTAATGGATGCCCAACCGATCACTTCATCATGGGTCCCATTTATAAGGAGTCCCTTACCGGCAAGGTTTTACTCTCCAATTTCGACGCGTTTAAGTTTCCTTCAAGTGAGGTCGTTCAGTTCCGGGCACTAGTGACACCTTGCATGCCGAGCTGTGAGCCAGTCCAATGCGACCAGGAAGACACCAGCGGTGAATTTAGATCATTGGTGTCCTATGGTCGAAAGCGAAGGTCTCTTAATATAACAG ATAATATGTCACGTACGCGTCGGGATATCGATATGTCAATGAAATCTATCCCCAGTGACATGTTGCTGGTTCAGTCAATTCAAATCACAGACAAATTCGGCTTTAAACCCAATAAGCAAGAAAGTGGCGATTATTATGATGGCAATGAAACCACATTTACAGCTAGTGAAGAAGGCCATGGATTCTGCGTGAACGCAATTG GTCTCATTACAGCCGCCACAATATTTTTGCTTACTCAGCTGGCTATTATAGCCATTTGGACCTATTGCTATCAACGCCGTCAGAAGCTACAACCGTATCAACACTCTTATTAA
- the LOC4800419 gene encoding trypsin-1 has translation MYKLKSVHILFILFRFFLASEENRQSPRIVGGYPTDIVNVPYIVSLQLYGNHHCGGSIVNNRTIVTAAHCLAGIPRRLLKVKVGGSTRSPTDGQLFSVASIHYHEKWSAKSMDYDIGLIRLVNELTYSRKVKAIGMNHRKIADGSFATIAGWGFTTADGASTQVLHFARVPIVNQTVCRNLLGNRVTERMICAGYINNGGVDACHMDSGGPLVVREELIGIVSWGIGCALKKKPGVYARIETLSIWLNNLMKKLNTEKD, from the exons ATGTACAAATTAAAGTCGGTGCACATTTTGTTTATTCtcttccgtttttttttagcttCTGAAGAAAATCGTCAGAGTCCCCGCATAGTAGGCGGATATCCGACTGATATTGTTAACGTACCATATATAGTATCCTTGCAGCTATACGGCAACCACCATTGTGGCGGCTCAATAGTAAATAATCGTACTATTGTAACAGCGGCCCATTGCCTTGCCGGCATACCGCGACGCCTGCTAAAAGTCAAAGTTGGTGGATCAACGCGGTCTCCTACAGATGGACAACTATTCTCGGTTGCTTCAATTCATTACCATGAAAAATGGTCTGCCAAGTCAATGGATTATGACATTGGATTAATACGATTAGTCAATGAGTTGACTTACTCCAGAAAA GTAAAAGCTATTGGGATGAATCATAGAAAGATAGCCGATGGCTCATTTGCAACCATTGCCGGATGGGGCTTTACAACTGCAGACGGTGCCAGTACACAAGTTTTACATTTCGCCCGAGTGCCAATTGTCAATCAGACAGTTTGTAGAAATTTACTCGGAAATAGAGTTACGGAACGTATGATTTGTGCTGGATATATAAATAATGGGGGTGTGGACGCCTGTCATATGGACTCTGGCGGCCCCTTAGTAGTGAGAGAGGAATTGATTGGCATTGTGTCATGGGGAATTGGATGTGCATTAAAGAAAAAGCCTGGAGTCTATGCACGAATTGAGACTTTGTCAATTTGGTTAAACAATCTTATGAAAAAACTGAACACTGAAAAGGATTAA
- the Ppi1 gene encoding uncharacterized protein Ppi1 isoform X2, which yields MVGDSSQTFPSSSTDPCLGFRPDDVEQSDHRCSDPRSSLSKFRTLNMRNVNDAGILNKCCGPEGQPMKLVDMAGPYAVYGCPDADDSCLTIEPPRGPSDQFSPERQAAYGDGTTNRLCHQVSLPDLKQMLISSCRVCQVCGEDVSWLPKIGACPYCGYKPVPIFKEKPYDEEATAEKILLTHLEQPDDAACFALGSMSGCSGRSVAEDGPTSEAFDAIVRDYELLKKSIKKSAGVDLCPHTRKQPRLSIAKEAEDKRPELHLASVFAELKELFKDKSNERSPKIEEICEEACNLSRVSKKRHSGKPSHVKDKGKMLKDSCVEPKQRKKRPSRRKMPFKSKFYAMLPREREGHAARNHAHCFDGDSKVPSHMGWLWTAHPLAKKPGWRPGAIRRSIRELMRYFLKDYPVDTIPVSKYMTYYNHKPPPPADYEEKPEDLVQVPTLHIEKKNDEFIITLRPLKDTETLKRSANPYVNMKPVQFRIVKNPLLKEVRDLKRCLKSMGFSKCSCHKPVTECYCRSFIDKKRLVYQLKKECERRQIDSCEEDLVLSETTDSEAEYEFGVTPPAGLMHPERLKKSHVKHTDTQYDENDWAMPSMFPHPPNPYVQYGACVLGERKKRFDWIYGKGNVHQEPKKPIMRNKPKTKKKKAQPGRQKGGFISETLDSFAGLTQTYDQQEYSNDFTSPLSGHRMRLLNQAAYPPTAPQRLWSEGTGMGKRSEKFVRFDTYPVNYFSVGNLS from the exons ATGGTGGGGGACAGCTCTCAAACATTTCCATCCTCCTCCACCGACCCATGTCTAGGCTTCAGGCCCGATGACGTGGAGCAGTCCGACCACCGTTGCTCGGACCCCCGCAGCAGCCTTTCCAAGTTCCGCACCCTCAACATGCGCAACGTCAACGACGCCGGCATCCTAAACAAATGCTGTGGCCCCGAG GGCCAGCCCATGAAGCTGGTGGACATGGCAGGACCCTACGCAGTCTATGGCTGCCCAGACGCGGACGACTCTTGCCTCACCATTGAACCTCCAAGAGGCCCCTCGGATCAGTTCTCGCCCGAACGACAGGCGGCGTACGGGGATGGCACCACCAACCGCCTGTGCCATCAAGTGTCGTTGCCGGACCTGAAGCAGATGCTTATCAGCTCGTGTCGCGTGTGCCAAGTCTGTGGGGAGGACGTATCTTGGCTGCCAAAGATTGGGGCCTGTCCATACTGCGGCTACAAGCCAGTGCCCATATTCAAGGAGAAGCCATATGACGAGGAGGCAACAGCTGAGAAAATCCTGCTGACCCATTTAGAGCAGCCTGACGATGCAGCCTGCTTTGCTCTTGGCTCTATGAGTGGCTGCTCTGGCAGAAGTGTCGCAGAAGATGGGCCCACGTCGGAGGCGTTCGATGCCATAGTGCGGGACTACGAGCTGCTGAAAAAGAGTATTAAGAAGTCAGCTGGCGTTGATCTTTGTCCCCATACCCGCAAACAGCCGCGTTTGTCTATAGCCAAGGAAGCCGAAGACAAGCGACCGGAACTGCATCTAGCCAGTGTATTTGCAGAGCTCAAGGAGCTGTTCAAAGATAAGTCCAACGAGAGGAGTCCGAAGATCGAGGAGATTTGCGAAGAGGCTTGCAACCTCTCCAGAGTATCCAAGAAACGCCATTCCGGGAAACCTTCACACGTCAAGGATAAGGGCAAGATGTTGAAGGATTCTTGCGTAGAGCCCAAGCAACGCAAGAAGCGACCCTCACGCCGAAAAATGCCCTTCAAGTCCAAGTTCTACGCAATGCTacccagagaaagagagggacaTGCGGCGCGCAACCATGCTCACTGCTTTGACGGGGATTCGAAGGTGCCCAGCCACATGGGATGGCTCTGGACCGCCCACCCCCTGGCCAAGAAGCCGGGGTGGCGACCGGGTGCTATCCGACGATCCATACGAGAGCTGATGCGCTACTTTCTCAAGGACTACCCCGTGGACACCATACCCGTGTCGAAGTACATGACCTACTACAATCACAAGCCGCCACCGCCGGCCGATTACGAGGAGAAGCCCGAGGACCTGGTGCAGGTGCCGACGCTGCACATCGAGAAGAAGAACGACGAGTTCATCATCACTCTGCGCCCACTCAAGGACACGGAAACACTGAAACGGTCCGCCAACCCCTATGTCAACATGAAACCCGTACAGTTCCGCATCGTAAAGAATCCATTACTGAAGGAGGTGCGGGACTTAAAGCGCTGCCTCAAGAGCATGGGATTCAGCAAGTGCTCCTGTCACAAGCCCGTTACCGAGTGCTACTGCCGCAGCTTCATCGACAAAAAGCGCCTGGTCTACCAACTCAAAAAAGAGTGCGAGCGACGCCAGATCGACAGCTGTGAAGAAGACCTCGTCCTCTCTGAAACCACCGACAGTGAGGCTGAGTATGAGTTTGGAGTCACCCCGCCGGCCGGCCTCATGCATCCTGAACGACTGAAGAAGTCGCACGTGAAGCACACTGACACACAGTACGATGAGAACGACTGGGCCATGCCCAGTATGTTCCCTCATCCTCCGAATCCCTACGTCCAATACGGCGCCTGCGTGCTAGGTGAGCGAAAGAAACGCTTCGACTGGATATACGGCAAGGGCAACGTACACCAGGAGCCCAAAAAGCCTATTATGCGCAACAAGCCAAAgaccaagaagaagaaggcaCAGCCGGGTCGTCAAAAGGGTGGCTTCATCAGCGAAACACTGGACAGCTTCGCCGGCCTAACGCAGACTTACGATCAACAGGAGTATTCCAATGATTTTACCTCCCCGCTCAGCGGACACCGTATGCGTCTCTTGAACCAGGCTGCCTATCCGCCAACGGCTCCCCAAAGACTGTGGAGCGAGGGAACAGGGATGGGTAAGCGCAGTGAGAAGTTCGTTAGATTCGACACCTATCCAGTAAACTATTTCTCCGTCGGGAATCTTTCCTAG
- the Ppi1 gene encoding uncharacterized protein Ppi1 isoform X1: MATVEKKENEQEPKTQDKPVKQDRKSYDHHRCLVTTKMDRDRADYMRCTTRQNNREKEMFPKDTDVCCSTCPPKGQTEPICPGPGQKGKSNKDAMRCFTVNMVVQKLYMPGRDFECQDKLSIKVDICKGVAPCLKADRINALCLPPEPLKTFPMVGECLAKSLTEGISLAVVYMKKEIGRGCYVLPESVILRMCNTVQQVVHTANVELTCRGCTVGMATVRISMQMRCQDMKEEIDRTASGLYSESDDLKECIEKFVDQQDVFFMVGDSSQTFPSSSTDPCLGFRPDDVEQSDHRCSDPRSSLSKFRTLNMRNVNDAGILNKCCGPEGQPMKLVDMAGPYAVYGCPDADDSCLTIEPPRGPSDQFSPERQAAYGDGTTNRLCHQVSLPDLKQMLISSCRVCQVCGEDVSWLPKIGACPYCGYKPVPIFKEKPYDEEATAEKILLTHLEQPDDAACFALGSMSGCSGRSVAEDGPTSEAFDAIVRDYELLKKSIKKSAGVDLCPHTRKQPRLSIAKEAEDKRPELHLASVFAELKELFKDKSNERSPKIEEICEEACNLSRVSKKRHSGKPSHVKDKGKMLKDSCVEPKQRKKRPSRRKMPFKSKFYAMLPREREGHAARNHAHCFDGDSKVPSHMGWLWTAHPLAKKPGWRPGAIRRSIRELMRYFLKDYPVDTIPVSKYMTYYNHKPPPPADYEEKPEDLVQVPTLHIEKKNDEFIITLRPLKDTETLKRSANPYVNMKPVQFRIVKNPLLKEVRDLKRCLKSMGFSKCSCHKPVTECYCRSFIDKKRLVYQLKKECERRQIDSCEEDLVLSETTDSEAEYEFGVTPPAGLMHPERLKKSHVKHTDTQYDENDWAMPSMFPHPPNPYVQYGACVLGERKKRFDWIYGKGNVHQEPKKPIMRNKPKTKKKKAQPGRQKGGFISETLDSFAGLTQTYDQQEYSNDFTSPLSGHRMRLLNQAAYPPTAPQRLWSEGTGMGKRSEKFVRFDTYPVNYFSVGNLS; the protein is encoded by the exons ATGGCCACCGTTGAGAAGAAGGAGAATGAGCAGGAACCCAAGACGCAGGACAAGCCAGTGAAGCAGGATAGAAAGAGTTATGACCACCACCGTTGTTTGGTGACCACCAAGATGGATAGGGACAGGGCCGACTATATGAGATGCACCACCAGGCAGAACAACCGGGAGAAGGAAATGTTCCCGAAGGACACCGATGTCTGCTGCTCGACCTGCCCTCCCAAGGGACAGACTGAACCGATCTGTCCTGGACCTGGTCAGAAAGGCAAGTCCAACAAGGACGCCATGCGGTGTTTCACGGTCAACATGGTCGTCCAGAAGCTGTACATGCCGGGCCGGGACTTCGAGTGCCAGGACAAACTGAGTATCAAGGTGGACATCTGCAAAGGGGTTGCTCCATGCCTTAAAGCAGATCGCATCAACGCGCTATGTCTGCCCCCCGAGCCGCTAAAGACCTTCCCAATGGTGGGTGAGTGTCTGGCAAAGAGTCTGACGGAGGGCATCTCCCTCGCAGTCGTCTATATGAAAAAGGAGATAG GTCGAGGCTGCTATGTGCTTCCCGAGTCAGTCATCTTGCGCATGTGCAACACTGTGCAGCAAGTGGTGCACACTGCCAACGTGGAGCTCACCTGCCGTGGGTGCACCGTTGGTATGGCCACCGTGAGAATCTCTATGCAGATGCGGTGCCAAGACATGAAAGA AGAAATAGACAGGACCGCCTCCGGTCTATATTCGGAGAGCGATGATCTCAAGGAATGCATCGAAAAGTTTGTGGACCAGCAGGACGTCTTTTTCATGGTGGGGGACAGCTCTCAAACATTTCCATCCTCCTCCACCGACCCATGTCTAGGCTTCAGGCCCGATGACGTGGAGCAGTCCGACCACCGTTGCTCGGACCCCCGCAGCAGCCTTTCCAAGTTCCGCACCCTCAACATGCGCAACGTCAACGACGCCGGCATCCTAAACAAATGCTGTGGCCCCGAG GGCCAGCCCATGAAGCTGGTGGACATGGCAGGACCCTACGCAGTCTATGGCTGCCCAGACGCGGACGACTCTTGCCTCACCATTGAACCTCCAAGAGGCCCCTCGGATCAGTTCTCGCCCGAACGACAGGCGGCGTACGGGGATGGCACCACCAACCGCCTGTGCCATCAAGTGTCGTTGCCGGACCTGAAGCAGATGCTTATCAGCTCGTGTCGCGTGTGCCAAGTCTGTGGGGAGGACGTATCTTGGCTGCCAAAGATTGGGGCCTGTCCATACTGCGGCTACAAGCCAGTGCCCATATTCAAGGAGAAGCCATATGACGAGGAGGCAACAGCTGAGAAAATCCTGCTGACCCATTTAGAGCAGCCTGACGATGCAGCCTGCTTTGCTCTTGGCTCTATGAGTGGCTGCTCTGGCAGAAGTGTCGCAGAAGATGGGCCCACGTCGGAGGCGTTCGATGCCATAGTGCGGGACTACGAGCTGCTGAAAAAGAGTATTAAGAAGTCAGCTGGCGTTGATCTTTGTCCCCATACCCGCAAACAGCCGCGTTTGTCTATAGCCAAGGAAGCCGAAGACAAGCGACCGGAACTGCATCTAGCCAGTGTATTTGCAGAGCTCAAGGAGCTGTTCAAAGATAAGTCCAACGAGAGGAGTCCGAAGATCGAGGAGATTTGCGAAGAGGCTTGCAACCTCTCCAGAGTATCCAAGAAACGCCATTCCGGGAAACCTTCACACGTCAAGGATAAGGGCAAGATGTTGAAGGATTCTTGCGTAGAGCCCAAGCAACGCAAGAAGCGACCCTCACGCCGAAAAATGCCCTTCAAGTCCAAGTTCTACGCAATGCTacccagagaaagagagggacaTGCGGCGCGCAACCATGCTCACTGCTTTGACGGGGATTCGAAGGTGCCCAGCCACATGGGATGGCTCTGGACCGCCCACCCCCTGGCCAAGAAGCCGGGGTGGCGACCGGGTGCTATCCGACGATCCATACGAGAGCTGATGCGCTACTTTCTCAAGGACTACCCCGTGGACACCATACCCGTGTCGAAGTACATGACCTACTACAATCACAAGCCGCCACCGCCGGCCGATTACGAGGAGAAGCCCGAGGACCTGGTGCAGGTGCCGACGCTGCACATCGAGAAGAAGAACGACGAGTTCATCATCACTCTGCGCCCACTCAAGGACACGGAAACACTGAAACGGTCCGCCAACCCCTATGTCAACATGAAACCCGTACAGTTCCGCATCGTAAAGAATCCATTACTGAAGGAGGTGCGGGACTTAAAGCGCTGCCTCAAGAGCATGGGATTCAGCAAGTGCTCCTGTCACAAGCCCGTTACCGAGTGCTACTGCCGCAGCTTCATCGACAAAAAGCGCCTGGTCTACCAACTCAAAAAAGAGTGCGAGCGACGCCAGATCGACAGCTGTGAAGAAGACCTCGTCCTCTCTGAAACCACCGACAGTGAGGCTGAGTATGAGTTTGGAGTCACCCCGCCGGCCGGCCTCATGCATCCTGAACGACTGAAGAAGTCGCACGTGAAGCACACTGACACACAGTACGATGAGAACGACTGGGCCATGCCCAGTATGTTCCCTCATCCTCCGAATCCCTACGTCCAATACGGCGCCTGCGTGCTAGGTGAGCGAAAGAAACGCTTCGACTGGATATACGGCAAGGGCAACGTACACCAGGAGCCCAAAAAGCCTATTATGCGCAACAAGCCAAAgaccaagaagaagaaggcaCAGCCGGGTCGTCAAAAGGGTGGCTTCATCAGCGAAACACTGGACAGCTTCGCCGGCCTAACGCAGACTTACGATCAACAGGAGTATTCCAATGATTTTACCTCCCCGCTCAGCGGACACCGTATGCGTCTCTTGAACCAGGCTGCCTATCCGCCAACGGCTCCCCAAAGACTGTGGAGCGAGGGAACAGGGATGGGTAAGCGCAGTGAGAAGTTCGTTAGATTCGACACCTATCCAGTAAACTATTTCTCCGTCGGGAATCTTTCCTAG
- the LOC4800417 gene encoding uncharacterized protein, producing the protein MEPTQQTYNFDVLLVQSKLCEPGTSSDYTYSIRLFQKFEELPEDRMFVEDFPMDPLGQFVASPCELIGILTSKGVCVTVSKSGDLLGAGSALLTPLLLRQLTDPTFLVTETIHLDLSKDRKVIESVEIIIKFSSLQPELDPGLVPLGCYDVCRPVDKSINYRDVIFTLGRSGKCPGTSCITDQRLMSHTGAPFQCVHNDSSRDAGECGCTVAGIEIPPDPAVHREKEQGLLKDLFKELGLDKAQIPAPPCNYEESRRWHCQRSSPVSTDTNSSDCLYDTWLEEKKQNSGNGRLCLSASQQELIRRKLLGSCDTNEPELKQEKYKRPNICRLCQSDISWLPKVAGCPYCGYRTFDTMNSCEEPYDVSATAQQLLRDCLRKEPCIVFSEEDRKANANLPDPNPNLPEACGCMSGRICTRCRIRKLCDQFFTEQENRSQNARGIQKDGSQLKKGQSLKNIPSSTSQHRSKLITIFSEMRNMYGKKKEQTVSEKNLHDDPNAAAFREECEAACNSTKLAGDRRRARPSQGKSLKGIEKDSKRKSKRKNRQARLLRSRSKRYTYFDIQKKKVCPHIGHRLCISDSKYTGYRKVPCHMGWMWTKSDMARFKTWRPGAISRPIRQLMAYFLKDFPVDTICLSRYHYRNKRPDSEDPLQEALVQHPTLHILKKRDEYIITLRPLKDPHSLALCANPYADMKPVVFRITKDPSAARLREMKMLLTEKGFPPCKCNRPVTSCYCRSHIDKKRLEYEVESMLKQRGWPEKIKTFFYSPITGDESDSEEEYEFGVTPPAGVIKPERLKKSHVKHTDTQYDENDWAMPSMFPHPPNPYVQYGACVLGERKKRFDWIYGKGNVHQEPKKPIMRNKSKTKKKKTQPGRQAGGFDDPNIFLAQSSTSKKNWHKSNSLDMSSFTNVSMQMHWH; encoded by the exons ATGGAGCCCACACAGCAAACCTATAACTTCGACGTACTACTGGTCCAGTCTAAATTGTGTGAACCCGGTACGAGTAGTGACTACACTTACTCCATTCGGCTGTTCCAGAAATTTGAAGAGCTTCCCGAGGATCGTATGTTCGTGGAGGATTTCCCAATGGATCCTCTGGGTCAGTTTGTGGCCAGTCCCTGCGAGCTCATCGGCATTTTGACCTCGAAGGGGGTTTGCGTGACGGTTAGCAAAAGCGGGGATCTCCTCGGGGCCGGTAGCGCCCTGTTGACCCCGCTCTTGCTCCGCCAGCTTACCGATCCCACCTTTCTGGTCACCGAAACCATCCATCTAGATCTGTCAAAGGATAGGAAGGTGATTGAATCAGTCGAGATTATCATCAAGTTTAGCTCACTTCAACCGGAACTTGA CCCCGGACTTGTGCCCCTCGGTTGCTACGATGTTTGTCGGCCCGTTGATAAGTCCATCAACTATCGGGACGTAATCTTCACCCTAGGTCGCTCTGGTAAGTGTCCGGGCACATCGTGCATAACGGACCAGCGGCTGATGTCACATACCGGTGCCCCATTCCAGTGCGTTCACAACGACAGCTCGCGCGATGCCGGAGAGTGTGGTTGCACAGTAGCGGGTATTGAAATTCCCCCTGACCCAGCGGTGCACAGGGAAAAGGAACAAGGATTGCTGAAAGACCTGTTTAAGGAGCTAGGACTCGACAAGGCGCAGATTCCCGCTCCGCCTTGCAATTACGAGGAGTCCAGACGGTGGCACTGCCAGCGTTCATCACCGGTGAGCACGGACACAAACTCAAGTGACTGTCTTTATGACACTTGGTTGGAGGAAAAAAAGCAGAATTCGGGCAATGGACGGCTCTGCTTATCCGCATCGCAGCAGGAACTGATCCGCAGGAAGTTACTGGGTTCCTGTGACACGAATGAGCCAGAACTAAAGCAGGAGAAGTACAAGCGCCCGAATATTTGCCGCCTTTGCCAATCGGACATTAGCTGGCTCCCAAAAGTCGCCGGCTGTCCCTACTGTGGTTACAGGACTTTTGATACCATGAACTCCTGCGAGGAGCCCTACGACGTCTCGGCCACTGCACAGCAGCTGCTCCGTGACTGCCTCCGCAAAGAACCCTGTATAGTTTTCTCCGAGGAAGATAGAAAAGCTAATGCCAACTTACCTGACCCTAATCCCAACCTCCCTGAAGCGTGCGGATGCATGTCCGGACGGATCTGCACACGCTGTCGCATTCGCAAATTGTGCGATCAGTTCTTTACAGAGCAGGAAAATAGGTCCCAAAACGCCCGCGGAATTCAAAAAGACGGAAGTCAGCTAAAAAAGGGACAGTCACTAAAAAACATACCCTCGAGCACGTCGCAGCACCGCTCAAAGCTGATCACGATTTTCAGTGAGATGCGCAACATGTACGGTAAGAAGAAAGAGCAGACGGTGTCCGAGAAGAACTTACACGATGACCCCAATGCCGCGGCTTTTCGCGAAGAATGTGAGGCGGCATGCAACAGCACAAAGTTAGCTGGGGATCGACGCCGAGCTCGACCTTCGCAGGGAAAATCACTCAAAGGGATCGAAAAGGATTCGAAGAGGAAGAGCAAGAGAAAGAATCGCCAGGCTCGACTCCTCCGTTCGAGATCTAAGCG ATACACGTACTTCGATATTCAGAAAAAAAAGGTGTGTCCCCACATTGGCCACAGACTATGCATCAGTGACAGCAAGTACACCGGCTACCGCAAGGTTCCCTGCCACATGGGCTGGATGTGGACAAAGAGCGATATGGCGCGCTTCAAGACCTGGCGGCCGGGTGCAATTTCCAGGCCAATACGACAACTGATGGCTTACTTCCTCAAGGACTTCCCCGTGGATACCATATGCCTCTCGCGCTACCACTACCGGAACAAAAGACCCGATTCAGAGGATCCATTGCAGGAGGCACTGGTGCAACATCCTACGCTGCACATTCTTAAGAAACGGGACGAATATATCATCACACTGCGTCCCCTGAAGGACCCACACTCGCTAGCGCTGTGCGCGAATCCCTATGCGGATATGAAGCCAGTGGTCTTTCGCATCACAAAGGATCCCAGTGCGGCCAGGCTGCGTGAGATGAAAATGCTCCTTACAGAGAAGGGATTCCCTCCTTGCAAGTGCAACAGGCCAGTAACTAGCTGCTATTGTCGCAGTCACATTGACAAAAAGCGCCTCGAGTACGAGGTGGAAAGCATGCTTAAGCAGCGGGGATGGCCGGAGAAGATAAAAACATTCTTCTACTCCCCAATTACGGGTGATGAGAGCGACAGCGAGGAAGAGTACGAATTCGGAGTCACTCCGCCTGCTGGGGTCATCAAGCCAGAACGACTGAAGAAGTCGCACGTGAAGCACACTGACACACAGTACGATGAGAACGACTGGGCCATGCCCAGTATGTTCCCTCATCCTCCGAATCCCTACGTCCAATACGGCGCCTGCGTGCTAGGTGAGCGAAAGAAACGCTTCGACTGGATATACGGCAAGGGCAACGTACACCAGGAGCCCAAAAAGCCTATTATGCGCAATAAGTCCaagacaaagaaaaagaagacaCAGCCGGGACGCCAGGCAGGGGGATTTGATGACCCGAATATATTCCTGGCCCAATCTTCTacatcaaaaaaaaactggCACAAGTCCAACTCTCTCGACATGTCTTCCTTTACAAATGTATCCATGCAAATGCATTGGCATTGA